tatataaaaaaaaagtgaatcccatattaaaaaaataaacaatgtcaaaaaaaaactgtgcaaaaaaaaaatgtgggctccATAATctaatgcaaattaataatgtccaaaaaaaaagtacaccccatattatatatatatatatatatatatatatatatatatatatatatatatatatatatatatatatatatatatatatatgttttaaacatagtatctcatattgacaaaatcaagcaatatatatatatataaaaagtgaatcccgtattaaaaaacaaacaatgtcaaaaaaaaaaagtgcaaaaaaaaaattgtgggccccataattctaatatatatgtgtgtgtgtatacatatatatatgcataaaaatagtgcaaattaataatgtcaaaaaaaaaaaagtgcaccccgtattaaaaaatcaaacaatattcatgtaatttccaaagtatctcattaagtcaataatgatggattcattgccacgtgcgtattcgtagcaaacactaatataacaAACTTTTAGAATATACCAGTACAAGCACAAAGAGTGTGAAAAAGATTTATACATTCAAATCAATTATTATAAATAATTACACGTAAATTTCTTCATAAGCCTTATTTGGTAGGGGTgtcaaaaaaatatgaaaaacggACCGAACCTAACCATACCGAACTGAATTATAGTGTTTTTTCAATAAAACCGTGGATTTTAATTTAAGCTTATAACCGTCCCGAACAATTACGGTGATCTTTTTAATTTatacaaaaaatcaaaaaaatcccgaaccgaaccgaatagccttacatgtatgaaatatattttatatattacaaatatgtaattgaatatataaaatatattttataagttctgtttcaaatataaaaaagaaTTTTGGCCACTAAATTTTGGGCCTTTAGTTGATTGGATTTAGTTTCAAAAGGGTACCTCATATATGTAGTCATACGGTCATAGATTTAGATGATTTAAGTAggcatttatggttatagttagCACTAACGGAAGTTTACTTCCATCTTGGTCTCTTCTACTATGTTGCTAGATGTATCTGTATCAAATTCAAGCTGTGATTTCTGTGGCCTATAAGATAATGTTTGTTTTGGCTCAATTCAACATTGTCGTCTTTGGCAAGTTATTCTTCTCCTTGGTCAATCAGTGAGGGTTCACGTCGCGATGATGCCATTGTTATTGTCTTGCTACTTGATATAATACCTTTCAGTTTAATTACTTTGTGTTGTTTTTCTAATTGCTTTTACATTAAATATTTCATAAGAAACAAATAGAAGTTTTATTTGATAGTGTACTACAAATAGGTTTGTGGAGGTCTGTGTCGTTACATTTTAATGTAGGTGTATTCTTAGGTGACACTTTAAAACTAAAATAACCGAAAATTAATCGAACCGTACCGATACCAAAGAAAAACTGAGATGATGGGACGATctcgaaaagtctaattttgattatacaaaataaaataactgaaGAATTGAgatggtataatttttttttaaataaccgaCCGAACCGTCCCATTGACACCTTTATTATTTGGTAATGTTGCAATAATGGTAACTAACCTTGGGCAGAAAAGTGATTACCCCAAAAGACTCTACCACGGGGCTCTCACTATTTCACATCCTTAGGCCCAAGAAAAAGTGATATAAAAGGGGAtcttacataaatgactacattttaGGGGATTTTACATAAATGATTATATTTTGGGGGTTTAAAAATTCCCATAGCTACATTTTCAATATTTACATGGCATAgctactttttttattttttcgttgtattcattttttttcttttctttttacacTGTATTCATGAAAATGACAATTTGTATTCATAAACGggctcgttgtattcatgaatacaacgagtaaaactgaatacataaaaaTATAGATACTCCAAAAATTAACAAACACACCCTAAAAAATACGAATACAATCTAAAATATTAATAAAGAAAGCTCAAAAAGGTGAATACAATCGtcttattcatgaatacaacaacatcaaccactAGTTTCGGCCAGATCTGCCGGAaatttcacaacaacaacaacaacaatgctTATGCTAACAAAGACACcctaaaaaaatgaatacaattgAAAATTTTAACAAAAAAAGCTCAAAAAAGTTAACACAATCGccgtattcatgaatacaacaactTTCGGCCAGATCTGACTGTTTCCATTTAGATCTAACACCGACGCCACCAGATCTACGAAAACATCGCCGTCACCAACAACAACCGCTGTTATCCTTCATCGTCATCATCACCAACAACTCCGCCATTAAAACGAAATCGAAGCTTGTTCAAGAACCCTAACAATGTCAGAAATGTTTtttgttaaaataaaaaaatggaagAAGATATTCAACAAAATACACATAAAGAACAACTAAAAAACGAAAGAATTGTTATGTGtgtttttagagagagaaagaaaacgGAGATTTTTAGAGAAATAAGATAGTTGAAGAAGGAGGTGGGTAAGTACAGAGAGAGAGTCAAAGAAGAACGGATATTTCcaatgtttttttctttcttccctttttcttttttactttattttattttaatagttATTAAGTGTCATTAAGATACAACTATTAGCTATAGATCTAATTAATtgaaactatagctactaaatataattagatAGTAGTAGTTAGTTACGTCCCGTAATTACCATTACGAGAATGTTCAGCCTCACGGTCAAGCCCAACCCAGCTCATGAGGTCACCGTGTTGGGCTTAAAATGGGCAATTCGCACGATTTTCCCTATCTTGGGATGGTCTTTCATTTTAGTCCCTcaaatcgctggtctttaattttttccctttctACACATTAAGTAATAAAAAAGTGGCCAAAATACccctgaaataaaaaaaaataaaatcggATCTACGACCTAATTTCACAAGGCAAGATTTGATAGAAATTATGCCTATTCGGCAAATCTCTGGTCTTTAATTGTTTtctctcaaattgctggtctttaaatgAATTGGAAAAGTTCTAGTAAATCTCACAGGGCAATTCGCAGAAatacccttattttggggtggtctttaatttatgtccattaaattggtggtctttaatttttgcccttcgttagAACCCCTTGGTTTCGGGTTTGAATCCcgtcaaaaataaaaataaaaatcgcaaggcagaattttgcatgaTGCGGACAGaatttcaaactctaccttaaggtacaGTTTGGGTAAGGTAGatttgccttgcgaatccaaacctctgccttgcaatttttttttctttactaaggtggggttcgaacccagaaccccGAGGTTCGAAACCAGAACCAATTATgcccattaaattggtggtctttaattttttcccttcgttagaaccccttggtttcgggttcgaaccccgttaaaaattaaaaaaaaaacgcaaggcaAAATTTTGCATGATTTGGGCAGaatttcaaactctaccttaaggtaaagTTTTGGCCAAAACTTTGCCTTAAGACAAAAATTTTGattctgtcttgcgaatccaaacctctgccttgcaaaattccttcttttttttactgagccgggatttgaacccagaacctcgaaGTATTAGGTGAAGGGAAAAAAtaaaagaccacaaatttgaaaggcaaaaattaaagaccaccccagaagaaggacaatccgcgcaaaaaaatgaatctcACACAACATGAGCTAGGTTGGGCCAGTCTCATGGGCCTAATCTATTTCGAGGGCTCTAGTAAAATGATTTACTTTTAAAACGTCACTTTATGGTAAAAGAAGGCGACTTATCCTAGCAAAATATAATTAATATCTGTTTTCAGTAAAAATGAAAACCATAATAATATGGTATAATTTTTTTCTCTAATTTGTAGTCTAAAAATATGCATAATATTAAGGGGCAAGTGCACATATAGCCAATTTTAGGACCCTTACTTGTGGCTTACTCGAAATTATACGAGATTGAAGTTGGGTTTGCCAAAATCAAACTTCAGAAAATTTGGCATAATTCGTTTGCAAGTAAACTACGGACATCTTCTGTTTTAATGCTGAAGCTAAGTTAGCTTGATGGTCCCAAACTTCAGAGCCTACGCCTCTCTACTAACAATGCACACATTTCAGAAACAGATAAGGAGACTGGAATATTACAAGGATATATAGAATCCAATGTCTTGATGTCTTAACAtgtaaagagaaaaaaaaaaaaaaaagaggaaattaAACCCAAAATCAAGTTTTGAGTGACATGGAAACTAATAAGATTCATCAACCGGGTGCCAATAACGATTGAAGAACAAGAAGCTATCCGCTTTAGCACAAACGCCGTCCTGATTACGATGCCAACTGTAATAGGCGTGAGTTCGATTCTTAATGTCAAACATGGCATGCCCAAAACTTGACTCACGATAAGCTGAGTACTTAGGCTGTGGCTCCGTCAATCTGAAAATTATCACACCCACCATGatcaattattttaatttctaTATTAacatttattttgtgcacgaTTAAGATTTCCAGAATAAAATTAGGAATTGATCTTACTTTGTGGCAAGGCCTTGAATATTTCCTCCATCACCGATGGTTATGTATACAGGTGCGGACGGGTTTTTCACAGGAGTACATTCCCCATTAATAATATTGTAGTCAATGTTCGATATACGTTTCTGCCACCATGTTTATAAAAAATGAAGACGTGGAAATTAGTTTGTCTAAAACATCCGTACTTCTTAGTAATGATGAAGAAGAAAAATGCCCCTTTCACTAATTATAGTTAATTAATATAGAATATATATGACAAGTgaggatggctcagtggttaagcatctccacccacgaccggtaggtcctgggttcgagtcacactggaggggaactgtggaaacactataaatcctcctaaatggaagggaaaaaaaaaatatagaatatATATGTACCATCGCCTTAATAAACCATTTAATAATAGTACATTAATGTTACTTGATAAAAATACTTGATGCGAGTAAGTATTTTTCGACCGGATAATATTCCAAGAAGATGCTAGTAATAAAAAGGATTATTACCGATCGTTCATAGGCGTGAACATGACCTGAAAAAACCACATCTACTTTGTACTGTACAAGCCAAGGCTCATATGTTACTCTCATGGTTTCGCCTTCCATGTAGTGATCGACGTAGCTGTTGTACCATGGGCAATGCATAAGAACAATTAACCATGGCGTTTCTTTTCTATTGACCTTTTGAAGCTCTGCCTGCAGCCAATAGTACTGAGGAGTATATGTAGCTTGGGTTGAAAAACATATTTATTAGAAtcagtcataaaaataaaaaataaaagttacTCCTACTATAGGATAACTAATAATTCATCTAATTGATTATATAACGAATCAGCATCTGCTCACCAGTTGCAGAATATGTTGATAAAACGATGATATATGCAGATGCCCTCTTGATTGAGTACCACAAAGGAGAAGTACTTCTTGATGCTTTGTAAGGGGTAGGATATCGATTAGTATATGGCTTAAATGGTTCTGGTTCACCCTGCAACCAACATAAACATTTCGTTATTATTTTTTACAAACACAAAAATAATACACGCCGAGCGCACACAAATAGAAAAGAATTTCAAGATTTTGGATGTGTTTGGTATGAATTACGAAGTAAAATATTTTCCTGAAGAGATTTTGTCTCACCATCCAAATTCAGTACTCTCTCAAGAAACTATTTCAAATGGACTAATGGAGAAAAAAACATAGCGAAAAAAGTTGGTTTTGCCCTTTTAATGGAATATTCGCTTCAAGAAGAATATGTTTGGTGTTTGATTGCGTATAAATGACTTATTTTCTAGAAAACATTTCTTCAAACTAAACACACCCTTGAAGTTAGTGAGTGCGATATTATATCAGTAGTTTATTCCTCTTCAATAGCAACAGGTGCAAACTTAATTATATACCTTGGTGTATATATCTCTCTATATAGAATCAAATCACCACCAAAACTTACGGTCTAGTGGTACCTGTAAGAGTCTTCCACGCAATAAATATGGGTTTAATTTTCACTGTTTTCTTTAATTTCcccttaaataatttaaaaaatcaaACGAATGTGTGTGGCCACAACATACTACACCTTCACCGTGTCAGAGTAATCGAGAAAAAAAATGACAATCTTTTATAATGTAATCATTTGGTATCTAAAATTTACTAGCCCGATTAATTTGAATTTGCATGGATAAAAAGGATAAGGCGTGCGTTCCCTATCGCAAATATAGTATGTTTAGTGCGAGAATACAGTTATGTATAAATGAAACTCATGGAAAATGAATTTGCACAGGAAGAACTTACGATTTCAGGAGCCCAATCAATATCGTGATTGCCAGCAGTAAAAATCCAAGGTTGATAAGCATGACTTCTCTCAACAAACCTTCCCCATGTGTCCCATCTATTGTTGTCATGATTTGGATAATTATCTGCGTAAGACAGGTCTCCAGGAAATAAAAGTGTTTGTCCTTTGATTGGATTCATTTCATAGTGAGTAAGCGTCATGTTTGAATCGTATGTCTGTCCAAGATCCCCTGCACACATATTGTAGATAGTTTTGGTAAGTTATTGTAGACATTACATGTTAGTCTAATATTTTGACAGTAAGGTTGAGAAAATATATAAACAAGCAATAGATCAGAGTCTAACGTAACGTTGTCCGGAAAGATAATTCACTAAGGACTACATTTGCACAACATTTAGAAATAGGTACTAAATCTAAATTGGGACTTAAGAAAAGGATATTTGTGTAAATCAACCCTTATCGACCATTCATGTTTTGTTGGGCTAAATACGGGCATGTCTCTGAGAAATAGTCAATGTCATGGAGTTTAATTTTGTAGGTGACTACAAAATTTGAAACTCCATAACAACGATTATTTTTTATATACAACAAGGGATTTTCCTCAAGAAGTTTCACCTTTTATCCTTCTCAACTTTCAAGTGAAACTTTGTTTAACACCCAACATGTTTCAACTTGAGTGGTTCTTTTTTGACACTATAAGGTCAAGTCAAAATACGaataaaaaaagataaaacaaattTCATAATCTCCATGAAGAACCTGATGTAAATTGGAAAAGAATAAATTATaaaaagtataattaatgatTACCTATAAGACCAAATGTATACGGTACATCGGGGCCTACTGGTGGTGGAGTAACAAAGTAGAAGGTTCGTGTTGTGTGCCCAATTCCAACCATGTAATAATATTTGGTGTTATACTGTGGTTAAAGGCAAATCATAAGTTAATGACTGTATAATAAACAAGTAATCGAAATATAAGAAAAAATTGTATTGTAACCTAAATTACACTATAACTTGTTTATGAAACTCACCTTCAAGTTTTGGATGGTACAATGATGAATGTAGCCAGAAGTATATTTGTAGTATGTGTAGGTAGTGACAGTTCCTTTTGCCTTTTTTCTATTAATCTTGCAATTGGCTTCCCAGTATAATACTTTATTGGAGCCAGGTTCATCCATTGTCACCCATGAGACAATCACTCCTTTGCCCACGTGATCCCCTTGCGTTATATGAACCTTAAGACACAACAAGCTTACAAGTATTAAAATAACAAGTTATGTGAGACCGGTGCTTACAAGTATTAAAATAACTatttatgtgaggcccgtgctaagcccggacccaaactcaaaatataaaagtagatattttaactaaagaaatataatttgtgttagtacaagtgtacaacgacaacaacaacaaccatatacccattgcagtcccacaagtgggtaattatatgaaagcaaaattttgattccactcctttaatattttaacttccattttgatgaaattatttacttcaaatcaaatgtggagccagaatttaacatttataacttatgtatcctaattttatgaagttatttagttctaaataaataatctatacatagttaatgaacttttaagacaaatacataatttaacttgtgcagcggatagagttgctcctctcttaattaggtaTTAGGGGTTCGGCCCggacccaaactcaagatataaaagtagatattttaactaaagaaatataatttgtgttagtacaagtgtacaacgacaacaacaacaaccatatacccattgtagtcccacaagtcggtagttatatgaaagcaaaattttcattctactcctttaatattttaacttccattttgacgcaattatttacttcaaatcaaatgtggagccagaatttgacatttataacttatgtatcttaattttctgaagttatttagttctaaataaataatctatacatagttaatgaacttttaagacaaatacataatttaacttgtgcagcggatggagctgctcctctcttaattagggattaggggttcgaacatggatatggaaaaaatctttggaggaagcgctctctccgaataggcgcgatacagtgcgaattatctggattaattgggctcaaatgtgGCTATCGAGCATcaaccagaaaaccaaagaacatgaaaaatgaggtaggaggttcgatagcttttcaaaagtagatcttaaaaacaaaaaacaaaaaaattgacttaaataaataagattaggacctaaaagtaattaaataaaaagtttaaaaaaaaaataaaaattattatgaggactacaaaagttcccaggttcgatagcttttgaaaagtagaccttaaaaacaaaaaataaaaaaattgacttaaataaataagattaggacctaaaagtaattaattaaaaagttttaaaaaaattgggaaattattgtgaggactacaaaagtccccacatttgctcttatatataatagtaatgtgCAATAtttcctctatttcaatttatgtgaacatatttttttttaacctaTTTAAAATGGACTCTTTTTCATATTAgtaaacaatttacctttatgcaattaTTTATATCCACATAAAATATATGTCTCATTTTACACCACAAGTTCAAaaattttatcttttttcttaaaTATGTGCTCAGtcaaataagttcacataaaatGAAACGGATGGAGTATAACGTTGCAAGAATTAGCAAAGTCTTGCCCTTCCAGACAGAAAAGTATCCCAACAAAcactaaggaaaaaaaaaaaaaacagactttGCCGATGTAACTAGAAGATTTACTCTCCCATCTAACACGATACTATAGTGAATCTTGTGAGCACAGAGATAAATTTAGGATTTAAATTTAGTGGATTCGAAATGAGTATAACGTTTTGTTACTTATACATTTAATTTTATGTTATGTTTTATGAAAATAATACATTTGATTTTATGTTATGTGTTACGAAACTAATAATTTCAGTTAAATCTGCATAATTTACTCTAAGTTCAATATCTGAATTTACtacaaaaaatgggtaatttacggaggttgaaagttgcaattcgcgaaGATTTTATCCTCCACTAGTTGCTAGAAGACCTCCGCAAATtgtaactttcaacctccgcaaattacccattttttgaTAGTGATTGAATAGGCACTTCGTCACACTTGAAGAGTTATGTTATTAGTCTAAATAGAAGGAAAACCACAGGGTCAGAGCCACCATTATTGTAGTTATGGGTTTAGTAGAACCAATATAGCTTAGGCTCAAagtttgtgtatatatgttaaaaattcatttaatatgtataaatactAATTCAGAACCCTATAAACAAAAAGAATAATAATTCAGAACACGTAAACTAAAATTCTCTCTATTGCCTCTGAAAAACTATATATTTGGGCAGAGAATCAAGTAGAAGATGACCTGTTGAGGTGCATTGTAGCCACGGGGGACTTTAAAGACATCACTATGAAGAGGCATATCCTCACTGCTCTCGACTTTCCTAATATAACTGCTCGTAATTCCTCCACTGCATAGAGTTACTGTATTATTTATGATAATAAGTAAAATTCCAAGAAAATAGC
The sequence above is a segment of the Lycium barbarum isolate Lr01 chromosome 6, ASM1917538v2, whole genome shotgun sequence genome. Coding sequences within it:
- the LOC132599208 gene encoding purple acid phosphatase 2-like, giving the protein MGLSWCYFLGILLIIINNTVTLCSGGITSSYIRKVESSEDMPLHSDVFKVPRGYNAPQQVHITQGDHVGKGVIVSWVTMDEPGSNKVLYWEANCKINRKKAKGTVTTYTYYKYTSGYIHHCTIQNLKYNTKYYYMVGIGHTTRTFYFVTPPPVGPDVPYTFGLIGDLGQTYDSNMTLTHYEMNPIKGQTLLFPGDLSYADNYPNHDNNRWDTWGRFVERSHAYQPWIFTAGNHDIDWAPEIGEPEPFKPYTNRYPTPYKASRSTSPLWYSIKRASAYIIVLSTYSATATYTPQYYWLQAELQKVNRKETPWLIVLMHCPWYNSYVDHYMEGETMRVTYEPWLVQYKVDVVFSGHVHAYERSKRISNIDYNIINGECTPVKNPSAPVYITIGDGGNIQGLATKLTEPQPKYSAYRESSFGHAMFDIKNRTHAYYSWHRNQDGVCAKADSFLFFNRYWHPVDESY